In Nocardioides faecalis, the following proteins share a genomic window:
- a CDS encoding AAA family ATPase, which translates to MTEVFESPTNPSLGSAGPLTPGELEQATAVLGRISEAFSSRVVGQHRVRTALLVTLLAEGHVLLESVPGLAKTLASSTLAQAVDARFSRIQCTPDLLPSDIIGTQVYDPRRHEFETQLGPVHANFVLLDEINRASAKTQSALLEAMQERQTSIAGTIHPLPDPFMVLATQNPIEEEGTYVLPHAQMDRFLLKEIVDYPGEDDELMVLERIGDGTLGAHMADISAVATTADVARLQAQVGRVYVDPAIKRYIVALIRATRDVGRLLGPELGSYVEIGASPRGSIAFFQAARAMAVVQGRHYVIPEDIRELRHSVLRHRIHLSFEALADRVRPETVIDAVFRAVPTP; encoded by the coding sequence ATGACCGAGGTCTTCGAGTCGCCCACCAACCCGTCGCTGGGCAGCGCGGGCCCGCTCACCCCGGGCGAGCTGGAGCAGGCGACGGCCGTCCTGGGACGGATCTCCGAGGCGTTCTCCAGCCGGGTGGTGGGTCAGCACCGGGTCCGCACCGCGCTGCTGGTCACGCTGCTCGCCGAGGGCCACGTGCTGCTGGAGAGCGTGCCCGGCCTGGCCAAGACGCTGGCCTCCTCGACCCTGGCCCAGGCGGTCGACGCGCGGTTCTCCCGGATCCAGTGCACGCCGGACCTGCTGCCCAGCGACATCATCGGCACGCAGGTCTACGACCCGCGCCGCCACGAGTTCGAGACCCAGCTCGGCCCGGTGCACGCCAACTTCGTGCTGCTCGACGAGATCAACCGCGCCAGCGCGAAGACGCAGTCGGCGCTGCTGGAGGCGATGCAGGAGCGGCAGACCTCGATCGCGGGCACCATCCACCCGCTGCCGGACCCGTTCATGGTGCTCGCCACGCAGAACCCGATCGAGGAGGAGGGCACCTACGTCCTCCCGCACGCCCAGATGGACCGGTTCCTGCTCAAGGAGATCGTCGACTACCCGGGCGAGGACGACGAGCTGATGGTGCTCGAGCGCATCGGCGACGGCACCCTCGGCGCGCACATGGCCGACATCTCCGCGGTCGCCACCACCGCCGACGTCGCCCGCCTGCAGGCCCAGGTCGGCCGCGTGTACGTCGACCCGGCGATCAAGCGCTACATCGTCGCCCTCATCCGCGCCACCCGCGACGTCGGCCGGCTGCTCGGCCCCGAGCTCGGCTCCTACGTCGAGATCGGCGCCAGCCCGCGCGGCTCGATCGCGTTCTTCCAGGCCGCCCGGGCGATGGCGGTCGTCCAGGGCCGGCACTACGTGATCCCCGAGGACATCCGCGAGCTGCGGCACTCGGTGCTGCGCCACCGCATCCACCTCAGCTTCGAGGCCCTCGCCGACCGGGTGCGACCCGAGACGGTGATCGACGCCGTCTTCCGGGCCGTCCCCACCCCGTGA
- a CDS encoding DUF58 domain-containing protein, which translates to MTAHLTRVRTRLSIHAHRRVRGLLEGDYAAIHTGRGIDFNDLREYVRGDDVKDIDWKASARTRTPLIKRYVAERKHTVLLCVSTGRSMAALNRLQPGAAETSKRDLAVFVAGVMGYLAVQHGDLVGLVHGDAAGQHGRRAEGGELHLERLLGAVHDATTPEGAHSDLAALLRYVVRTVRRRTILVVICDDTTITEPAAEMLRRLTAQHEVLFLTIGDLDPTGAAVGGRRLVDVDTSAQVPGWLRRDRRLHEEYAALLATEEQQLRRRLEHLGVVHERVHDTDSAIGAVHRLLERHRHARRR; encoded by the coding sequence GTGACCGCGCATCTCACCCGGGTCCGGACGCGGCTCTCGATCCACGCCCACCGCCGCGTCCGGGGGCTGCTGGAGGGCGACTACGCGGCGATCCACACCGGGCGCGGCATCGACTTCAACGACCTGCGCGAGTACGTGCGCGGCGACGACGTGAAGGACATCGACTGGAAGGCCTCCGCGCGCACCCGGACTCCGCTGATCAAGCGGTACGTCGCCGAGCGCAAGCACACCGTGCTGCTGTGCGTCTCCACGGGCCGCAGCATGGCCGCGCTCAACCGGCTCCAGCCCGGCGCAGCCGAGACCTCCAAGCGGGACCTGGCCGTCTTCGTCGCCGGGGTCATGGGCTACCTGGCCGTCCAGCACGGCGACCTCGTCGGCCTGGTGCACGGCGACGCCGCCGGCCAGCACGGCCGGCGCGCGGAGGGCGGCGAGCTGCACCTGGAGCGGCTGCTGGGCGCGGTGCACGACGCCACCACCCCTGAGGGCGCGCACAGCGACCTGGCCGCGCTGCTGCGCTACGTGGTGCGCACCGTGCGGCGCCGCACCATCCTCGTGGTGATCTGCGACGACACCACGATCACCGAGCCGGCCGCGGAGATGCTGCGCCGGCTGACCGCCCAGCACGAGGTGCTGTTCTTGACCATCGGCGACCTGGACCCCACCGGCGCCGCCGTCGGTGGGCGCCGGCTCGTCGACGTCGACACCTCCGCGCAGGTGCCCGGCTGGTTGCGCCGCGACCGCCGCCTGCACGAGGAGTACGCCGCCCTGCTGGCCACCGAGGAGCAGCAGCTGCGGCGCCGGCTCGAGCACCTGGGTGTGGTGCACGAGCGGGTGCACGACACCGACTCGGCGATCGGTGCGGTGCACCGGCTGCTGGAGAGGCACCGGCATGCGCGCCGCCGATGA